The Klebsiella sp. RHBSTW-00484 genome includes a window with the following:
- a CDS encoding lysoplasmalogenase → MLWSFIAVCFSAWLYVDASYRGPAWQRWVFKPVTLILLLLLAWQAPMFNAISYLVLAGLCASLVGDALTLLPRQRVMYAVGAFFLSHLLYTIWFASQLTLSFFWPLPLILLILGALLLAIIWTRLEEMRMPVFTFIGMTLVMVWLAGELWFARPTDTALSGFVGAAFLLLGNAVWLISHYRRRFRADNAISSAFYFAGHFLIVRALYL, encoded by the coding sequence ATGCTTTGGTCATTTATTGCTGTCTGTTTCTCCGCATGGCTTTACGTCGATGCATCTTATCGTGGGCCCGCCTGGCAGCGTTGGGTGTTTAAGCCCGTCACGCTGATCCTGCTGCTGTTACTGGCCTGGCAAGCGCCAATGTTCAACGCCATCAGCTATCTGGTGCTGGCCGGTCTTTGCGCCTCGCTGGTTGGCGACGCGCTCACGTTGCTGCCTCGCCAGCGGGTGATGTACGCCGTGGGAGCGTTCTTTCTCTCGCATCTGCTCTACACCATTTGGTTTGCCAGTCAGCTAACGCTGTCGTTCTTCTGGCCGCTGCCGCTAATCTTGCTGATCCTCGGCGCTCTGCTGCTGGCGATTATCTGGACCCGACTGGAAGAGATGCGGATGCCGGTGTTTACCTTTATCGGCATGACGCTGGTCATGGTCTGGCTGGCCGGTGAGTTGTGGTTCGCCCGCCCAACGGATACCGCGCTGTCGGGCTTCGTTGGCGCAGCATTCCTGCTGCTGGGCAACGCCGTCTGGCTTATCAGCCATTATCGCCGTCGTTTCCGTGCCGATAACGCCATCTCCTCCGCGTTTTACTTCGCCGGGCACTTCCTGATCGTCCGCGCACTTTATTTGTAA
- the pdxR gene encoding MocR-like pyridoxine biosynthesis transcription factor PdxR codes for MRSLVADLVLVRLQEEADPLLHKRLYKAIRRSILDGSLPPHSRLPPSRDLAGELRMSRNTILTVYEQLFAEGYVVSRRGSGTFVAKTLPDMFPSASSANENSAMPATTAYISRRGQHLLSHVSASPRQWGAFIPGVPDVNAFPHPLFSKIQARISRRPKPEQLSYSCNGGTPELQHALVDYLRVARGVQCQADQILITEGIHQAIDLVTRMLCDNGDLAWVEEPSYWGIRHVLAMNEVRAEPITVDANGLCPPDTITEAPGLIFVTPSHQYPLGAVMSLERRQRLLALAHQHGSWIVEDDYDSEFRFSGQPIPALQGLAPEAPVVYVGTFSKTLYPGLRLGYVVLPRPLAAELKNAHAELYRGGHSLIQLALAEFINAGHYSAHIRRMRLLYSRRRIFLTELIQRHCGPHALSDFSDNAGLHLILNLPDEADDVAIAQDANKHNILVRPLSRYYLTAQRKKGLLMGFASQPEAQMEPAFNILLECLRIYCPQALAGAKKQNAPT; via the coding sequence TTGCGCTCGCTCGTCGCAGACCTGGTACTGGTCAGATTGCAGGAAGAAGCAGACCCACTCCTGCATAAACGTCTTTACAAGGCGATTCGTCGCTCAATTCTGGACGGTTCTCTGCCACCCCATAGCCGCCTGCCCCCCTCACGAGATCTGGCCGGGGAATTACGAATGTCACGCAACACAATTTTAACAGTTTACGAACAACTGTTTGCGGAGGGATATGTCGTTTCCCGCCGCGGTAGCGGGACGTTTGTGGCAAAAACGCTGCCTGATATGTTCCCTTCCGCAAGCAGCGCCAATGAAAACAGCGCCATGCCTGCGACAACAGCGTATATCTCCCGACGCGGTCAGCATCTACTGAGTCACGTTAGCGCCAGCCCTCGTCAGTGGGGAGCTTTTATCCCTGGCGTTCCGGACGTCAACGCCTTCCCCCACCCGCTATTCAGTAAAATTCAGGCGCGCATCAGCCGCCGCCCGAAACCGGAACAACTTAGCTATAGCTGCAATGGCGGCACGCCCGAACTGCAACATGCGCTGGTGGACTACTTAAGAGTAGCGCGCGGCGTGCAGTGTCAGGCAGATCAGATTCTTATTACTGAAGGGATCCACCAGGCCATCGACCTGGTCACCCGTATGCTGTGCGACAACGGGGATCTTGCCTGGGTCGAAGAACCGTCTTATTGGGGTATTCGCCACGTGCTGGCGATGAATGAAGTACGAGCAGAACCGATTACCGTTGATGCCAATGGCCTGTGTCCGCCCGACACCATCACCGAAGCGCCAGGGCTTATCTTCGTCACGCCATCCCATCAGTATCCGCTGGGCGCGGTAATGAGCCTCGAGCGCCGACAGCGGCTACTGGCGCTAGCCCATCAGCATGGAAGCTGGATTGTAGAGGATGACTACGATAGTGAGTTTCGCTTTTCCGGTCAGCCGATACCGGCTCTTCAGGGCCTGGCCCCCGAAGCACCGGTGGTCTACGTCGGCACGTTCAGTAAGACGCTCTATCCGGGGCTGCGGCTGGGCTATGTGGTGCTTCCCCGACCACTGGCGGCCGAACTCAAAAACGCCCATGCCGAGCTTTATCGCGGCGGTCACTCGCTGATCCAGCTGGCGCTGGCGGAGTTTATCAACGCCGGTCATTACTCGGCGCATATTCGCCGTATGCGCCTGCTGTACAGCCGTCGTCGCATCTTCCTGACCGAGCTAATTCAACGTCACTGCGGCCCGCACGCGCTGTCGGATTTTAGCGATAATGCCGGACTGCATCTGATTTTGAATTTGCCGGATGAGGCGGATGACGTGGCGATTGCCCAGGACGCGAACAAGCACAATATTCTCGTGCGCCCGCTATCTCGCTACTACCTGACGGCACAACGTAAGAAAGGGTTATTGATGGGTTTTGCCTCCCAGCCTGAAGCGCAGATGGAACCGGCATTCAATATTCTGCTGGAGTGCTTACGGATATACTGTCCGCAGGCGCTGGCGGGGGCTAAAAAACAAAACGCCCCAACGTAA
- the ftsX gene encoding permease-like cell division protein FtsX encodes MNKREAMNHIRRFGNRFDRFRNTTGAGGSGGRNSSKRPKAAPNPASRKSNVFNEQVRYAWNGALQDLKSTPLATFLTVMVIAISLTLPSVCYMVYKNVSTAATQYYPTPQITVYLEKTLDDDAAARVVGQLQAEQGVEKVNYLSRDEALGEFRNWSGFGGALDMLEENPLPAVAIVVPKIDFQSVEALNTLRDRVSHVQGVDEVRMDDSWFARLSSLTGLVGRVSAMIGVLMIAAVFLVIGNSVRLSIFARRDTINVQKLIGATDGFILRPFLYGGALLGFSGAFLSLILSEIMVMRLSSAVTEVAKVFGTQFELSGLGFDECLLMLLVCSMIGWVAAWLATVQHLRHFTPE; translated from the coding sequence GTGAATAAACGCGAAGCAATGAACCACATTCGCCGGTTCGGTAATCGATTCGATCGTTTTCGCAACACGACGGGCGCAGGCGGTAGCGGCGGGCGCAATTCGTCAAAACGGCCAAAAGCGGCACCGAATCCGGCTTCCCGTAAGAGTAACGTGTTTAATGAACAGGTGCGCTACGCCTGGAACGGCGCGCTTCAGGATCTGAAAAGCACGCCGCTGGCGACTTTCCTGACGGTAATGGTGATCGCCATTTCACTGACGCTACCGAGCGTGTGCTACATGGTGTACAAAAACGTCAGCACCGCCGCGACGCAGTATTATCCGACGCCGCAAATCACCGTCTATCTGGAAAAAACGCTGGATGACGATGCCGCAGCAAGGGTTGTTGGCCAGCTACAGGCCGAGCAGGGCGTGGAAAAGGTAAACTACTTGTCGCGCGATGAAGCCCTTGGCGAGTTCCGTAACTGGTCGGGTTTTGGCGGCGCGCTGGATATGCTGGAAGAAAACCCGCTGCCGGCGGTCGCGATTGTGGTGCCGAAGATTGATTTCCAGAGCGTTGAGGCGCTGAACACGCTGCGCGACCGCGTGAGTCATGTTCAGGGCGTTGATGAAGTGCGTATGGATGACAGCTGGTTTGCGCGGCTCTCGTCGTTGACCGGGCTGGTTGGGCGCGTTTCGGCGATGATCGGCGTGCTGATGATTGCGGCGGTATTCCTGGTTATCGGCAACAGCGTGCGTTTAAGCATCTTTGCCCGTCGCGATACCATCAATGTGCAGAAACTTATTGGCGCGACCGATGGCTTTATTCTGCGTCCATTCCTGTACGGCGGCGCGCTGTTAGGTTTCTCCGGCGCATTTTTGTCGCTGATTCTGTCAGAAATTATGGTGATGCGGTTGTCGTCGGCGGTCACCGAAGTGGCGAAAGTGTTCGGTACTCAGTTCGAGCTCAGTGGTTTAGGTTTCGATGAATGCCTGTTGATGCTGCTGGTTTGTTCGATGATTGGCTGGGTTGCGGCCTGGCTGGCAACCGTTCAACATTTACGTCACTTTACTCCCGAGTAA
- the zntA gene encoding Zn(II)/Cd(II)/Pb(II) translocating P-type ATPase ZntA, whose protein sequence is MSTPESQDKKVPQFSSLKFAPAAQPPESCCTDHACTAETVVENEALNNARYSWMVEGMDCAACARKVETAVRQVPGVSQVQVLFATEKLLVSADADIRPQVESAVRAAGYKLRDENAPQQEEKTSWLRENLALITLVVMMALSWGLEQFNHPFGELAFIATTLVGLWPVARQALRLIKSGSWFAIETLMSVAAIGALFIGATAEAAMVLLLFLIGERLEGWAASRARQGVSALMALKPDTAIRIRDGVRETVAQRDLRPGDVIEVAAGGRLPADGQLLSPFASFDESALTGESVPVERNAGERVAAGATSVDRLVQLTVISEPGDSAIDRILKLIEEAEERRAPIERFIDRFSRIYTPAIMVVALLVAIMPPLLFASEWMPWIYKGLTLLLIGCPCALVISTPAAITSGLAVAARRGALIKGGAALEQLGRVRQVAFDKTGTLTIGQPRVTAIIATAEIVENDLLALAAAVEQGSSHPLAQAVVREAAQRQLAIPLAHAQRALAGSGIEAEVEGRRVLICAASKNSDPQYEERIQQLESAGQTVVLVMRDEVLLGILALRDTLRDDARQAVDELHQLGVQGVILTGDNPRAAAAIASELGLEFRAGLLPADKVQAVMALNADAPLAMVGDGINDAPAMKAATIGIAMGSGTDVALETADAALTHNRLTGLAQMISLARATHANIRQNIAIALGLKGIFLVTTLLGLTGLWLAVLADTGATVLVTANALRLLRKK, encoded by the coding sequence ATGTCGACTCCAGAATCGCAGGATAAAAAAGTCCCACAATTCTCTTCATTAAAATTCGCGCCCGCTGCCCAGCCGCCTGAAAGCTGCTGCACGGACCACGCTTGTACCGCCGAAACCGTCGTCGAAAATGAAGCGCTGAATAACGCGCGCTATAGCTGGATGGTCGAGGGAATGGATTGCGCGGCCTGCGCCCGCAAGGTGGAAACTGCGGTTCGCCAGGTGCCAGGCGTCAGTCAGGTTCAGGTACTGTTCGCGACTGAAAAACTGCTGGTCAGCGCTGATGCCGATATTCGCCCGCAGGTCGAAAGCGCAGTGCGCGCCGCAGGCTACAAACTGCGTGATGAAAACGCGCCACAGCAAGAGGAAAAAACCTCGTGGCTGCGCGAGAATCTGGCGCTTATCACGTTGGTCGTGATGATGGCGCTAAGCTGGGGGCTGGAGCAGTTCAACCATCCCTTTGGCGAACTGGCGTTCATCGCCACCACACTCGTCGGCCTGTGGCCCGTCGCCCGTCAGGCGCTTCGCCTGATTAAAAGCGGAAGCTGGTTCGCCATTGAAACCCTGATGAGCGTTGCAGCTATCGGCGCACTCTTTATCGGTGCGACCGCCGAAGCAGCGATGGTGCTGCTGCTGTTCTTAATTGGCGAACGTCTTGAGGGCTGGGCCGCCAGCCGCGCGCGTCAGGGGGTTAGCGCATTGATGGCGCTGAAACCCGACACCGCAATTCGCATTCGCGACGGCGTGCGCGAAACGGTTGCCCAGCGCGACCTGCGTCCCGGCGACGTGATTGAAGTCGCCGCCGGGGGCCGCCTGCCTGCTGATGGTCAGCTGTTGTCTCCTTTCGCCAGCTTTGATGAGAGCGCTTTGACCGGTGAATCCGTACCGGTAGAACGTAATGCGGGTGAACGGGTGGCGGCAGGCGCAACCAGCGTCGATCGTCTGGTCCAGTTAACGGTTATCTCAGAGCCGGGCGACAGCGCTATCGATCGCATCCTGAAGCTGATTGAAGAAGCGGAAGAGCGCCGGGCGCCAATTGAGCGTTTTATCGATCGCTTTAGCCGCATCTATACCCCGGCGATTATGGTCGTCGCTCTGCTGGTCGCCATCATGCCACCGCTGCTGTTTGCGAGTGAATGGATGCCGTGGATCTACAAAGGCTTAACGCTGCTGCTGATTGGCTGCCCGTGCGCGCTGGTGATTTCCACCCCGGCAGCGATTACCTCCGGGCTGGCGGTAGCGGCACGTCGCGGCGCGTTGATTAAGGGCGGCGCGGCGCTGGAGCAGTTAGGACGCGTGCGCCAGGTCGCGTTTGATAAAACCGGTACCCTGACCATCGGCCAGCCACGGGTCACCGCCATTATCGCAACCGCCGAAATCGTTGAAAACGATCTGCTGGCGCTGGCCGCCGCCGTGGAGCAAGGCTCCAGCCACCCGCTGGCCCAGGCCGTGGTCCGAGAGGCAGCACAGCGCCAGCTCGCCATTCCGCTAGCCCACGCCCAGCGCGCGCTGGCTGGTTCCGGCATTGAGGCGGAAGTAGAAGGCCGTCGGGTGCTAATTTGCGCCGCCAGCAAAAATAGCGACCCGCAGTATGAGGAACGTATTCAGCAACTGGAAAGCGCCGGGCAAACGGTGGTGCTGGTGATGCGCGATGAGGTACTGCTGGGGATTCTGGCGCTGCGCGATACATTGCGCGACGATGCTCGCCAGGCGGTCGATGAGCTACATCAACTGGGCGTTCAGGGGGTGATCCTTACCGGTGATAATCCGCGCGCGGCGGCGGCTATCGCCAGCGAGCTGGGGCTGGAATTTCGCGCCGGGCTGCTGCCTGCGGATAAAGTGCAGGCGGTCATGGCGCTCAACGCGGACGCGCCGCTGGCCATGGTCGGCGACGGTATCAACGATGCCCCGGCAATGAAAGCCGCGACTATAGGTATCGCTATGGGTAGCGGCACCGACGTCGCCCTGGAGACCGCTGACGCAGCGTTAACCCATAACCGCTTAACCGGGCTGGCGCAGATGATTTCGCTGGCCCGCGCCACCCACGCCAATATTCGGCAGAACATCGCCATCGCGCTGGGTCTGAAGGGGATCTTCCTAGTCACCACCCTGCTCGGCCTGACCGGCCTGTGGCTGGCGGTGCTAGCGGATACCGGAGCGACGGTGCTGGTCACCGCCAACGCGTTGCGGCTATTACGTAAGAAGTAA
- the ftsE gene encoding cell division ATP-binding protein FtsE: MIRFEQVSKAYLGGRQALQGVNFHLQSGEMAFLTGHSGAGKSTLLKLICGIERPSAGKILFGGHDISRLKSREVPFLRRQIGMIFQDHHLLMDRTVFDNVAIPLIIAGASGDDIRRRVSAALDKVGLLDKAKNLPIQLSGGEQQRVGIARAVVNKPAVLLADEPTGNLDEALSEGILRLFEEFNRVGVTVLMATHALGLISSRPYRVLSLSDGHMHGGRIGE; encoded by the coding sequence ATGATTCGCTTTGAACAAGTCAGCAAAGCCTATCTCGGTGGGAGACAAGCGCTGCAGGGGGTCAATTTCCACCTGCAGTCAGGCGAGATGGCGTTTCTGACCGGCCATTCCGGCGCGGGGAAAAGTACCCTGCTGAAGCTTATCTGCGGTATTGAACGGCCCAGCGCCGGGAAAATCTTATTTGGCGGCCACGATATTAGCCGTCTCAAAAGCCGTGAGGTGCCGTTTTTGCGCCGCCAAATCGGTATGATTTTCCAGGATCACCACCTGCTGATGGATCGCACCGTATTTGATAACGTGGCGATTCCGCTGATCATTGCGGGTGCCAGCGGAGATGATATTCGTCGTCGCGTATCGGCGGCGCTGGATAAAGTGGGTCTGCTGGACAAAGCGAAAAACCTTCCCATTCAGCTTTCGGGTGGTGAGCAGCAGCGTGTGGGGATTGCCCGCGCGGTGGTGAACAAGCCTGCGGTGCTGTTGGCGGATGAACCGACGGGTAACCTCGACGAAGCGCTGTCGGAAGGGATTTTACGTCTGTTTGAAGAGTTTAACCGCGTTGGGGTGACGGTTCTGATGGCAACGCATGCCCTGGGGCTTATCTCCAGCCGTCCGTACCGCGTCCTGTCCCTCAGCGACGGGCATATGCATGGAGGCCGCATCGGTGAATAA
- a CDS encoding DUF2500 domain-containing protein: MSKVPLFFMVAVAVIVVAASYRYVQQRREKMENEAAPLLQKRVVVSNKREKVLNDRRSRQQTVTPAGSEMRYEASFRPEAGGLEVVFRLQAPQYHALSVGDKGTLSYKGSQFMAFTPDP; the protein is encoded by the coding sequence ATGAGTAAAGTTCCGCTTTTTTTTATGGTTGCCGTTGCCGTCATTGTGGTCGCCGCATCGTATCGTTATGTGCAGCAGCGTCGGGAAAAGATGGAGAACGAAGCCGCGCCGCTGTTACAAAAGCGGGTGGTGGTGAGCAACAAGCGGGAGAAGGTGCTTAACGATCGTCGCTCACGCCAGCAGACGGTGACGCCTGCCGGCAGCGAGATGCGTTATGAGGCCAGCTTCAGGCCGGAAGCTGGCGGGCTGGAAGTGGTTTTTCGTTTGCAGGCACCGCAGTATCATGCGCTGAGCGTCGGCGATAAAGGCACGCTGAGCTACAAGGGCTCGCAGTTTATGGCGTTTACGCCGGACCCCTGA
- the rsmD gene encoding 16S rRNA (guanine(966)-N(2))-methyltransferase: MKKPNHAGSGQIRIIGGQWRGRKLPVPESPGLRPTTDRVRETLFNWLSPTIVDAKCLDCFAGSGALGLEALSRYAANATLLEMERGVAQQLQKNLATLKASNGKVVNTNTLAFLSQTGTPHDIVFVDPPFRKGLLEETLKLLESNGWLNDEALIYIESEVENGLPPVPASWHLYREKVAGQVAYRLYQHEVQGENHAD; this comes from the coding sequence ATGAAGAAACCAAACCACGCAGGCAGCGGCCAGATCCGCATTATCGGCGGGCAATGGCGAGGCCGCAAATTACCGGTGCCGGAGAGCCCGGGTCTGCGCCCGACAACCGACCGGGTTCGCGAAACGCTTTTTAACTGGCTATCACCCACCATCGTCGACGCAAAATGCCTCGACTGCTTCGCCGGTAGCGGTGCACTGGGCCTTGAAGCTCTATCCCGCTACGCGGCGAACGCCACGCTGCTGGAAATGGAGCGCGGCGTCGCCCAACAGTTGCAAAAGAATCTGGCCACGCTGAAGGCCAGCAACGGTAAAGTCGTCAATACCAATACCTTAGCGTTTCTTTCTCAGACAGGTACGCCGCACGATATCGTGTTTGTCGATCCCCCTTTCCGTAAAGGGCTACTCGAAGAGACGCTGAAATTGCTGGAAAGCAACGGCTGGCTTAACGATGAAGCACTAATCTACATTGAGAGTGAAGTCGAAAACGGCTTACCGCCGGTGCCTGCAAGCTGGCATCTGTACCGAGAGAAAGTGGCCGGACAGGTCGCCTACCGCCTTTACCAACATGAGGTCCAGGGAGAAAACCATGCTGATTAA
- the rpoH gene encoding RNA polymerase sigma factor RpoH produces the protein MTKDMQTLALAPVGNLESYIRAANTWPMLSADEERELAEKLHYQGDLEAAKKLILSHLRFVVHIARNYSGYGLPQADLIQEGNIGLMKAVRRFNPEVGVRLVSFAVHWIKAEIHEYVLRNWRIVKVATTKAQRKLFFNLRKTKQRLGWFNQDEVEMVARELGVSSKDVREMESRMAAQDMTFDMTSDDESDSQPMAPVLYLQDKTSNFADGIEDDNWEEQAANKLTDAMQGLDERSQDIIRARWLDEDNKSTLQELADRYGVSAERVRQLEKNAMKKLRAAIEA, from the coding sequence ATGACCAAAGATATGCAAACTTTAGCCTTAGCCCCCGTTGGTAACCTGGAATCGTACATCCGGGCTGCGAACACTTGGCCGATGTTATCGGCTGATGAAGAGCGGGAGCTTGCTGAAAAGCTGCATTACCAGGGCGATCTGGAAGCAGCGAAAAAGCTGATCCTGTCTCACCTGCGCTTTGTTGTTCATATTGCTCGTAATTACTCGGGCTATGGCCTGCCGCAGGCGGATTTGATTCAGGAAGGTAATATCGGCCTGATGAAAGCCGTGCGCCGTTTTAACCCAGAAGTGGGCGTGCGCCTGGTTTCCTTCGCCGTGCACTGGATCAAAGCGGAAATTCACGAATACGTGCTGCGTAACTGGCGTATCGTGAAGGTCGCGACCACTAAAGCGCAGCGTAAGCTGTTCTTTAACCTGCGTAAAACTAAGCAGCGTCTGGGCTGGTTCAACCAGGATGAAGTGGAAATGGTTGCCCGTGAGCTGGGCGTGTCGAGCAAAGACGTGCGTGAGATGGAGTCACGTATGGCAGCGCAGGACATGACCTTCGATATGACGTCGGATGATGAGTCCGATAGCCAGCCGATGGCACCGGTGCTCTATCTGCAGGATAAAACGTCTAACTTTGCCGACGGCATTGAAGACGATAACTGGGAAGAGCAGGCGGCGAATAAGCTGACCGACGCGATGCAGGGCCTCGACGAGCGTAGCCAGGATATTATCCGCGCCCGCTGGCTGGACGAAGATAACAAGTCCACGCTGCAGGAACTGGCAGATCGTTACGGCGTTTCGGCTGAACGTGTACGTCAGCTTGAAAAGAACGCAATGAAAAAACTGCGCGCTGCTATCGAAGCCTAA
- a CDS encoding DUF1145 family protein, which yields MLINFGRLLMLCVWAFLLLNLFQPFPKPLNIFVNVALIFMILMHGLQLTLLKATQTKEMPPLGRFEQVRIFVFGVFELVAWQKKLKATLKKK from the coding sequence ATGCTGATTAATTTTGGCCGCTTGCTGATGCTGTGCGTGTGGGCGTTTTTATTGCTGAATCTGTTTCAACCGTTCCCAAAGCCGCTGAATATCTTCGTTAACGTGGCGCTGATCTTTATGATCCTGATGCACGGTCTGCAGTTGACGTTGCTGAAGGCGACGCAGACGAAAGAGATGCCGCCGCTGGGGCGCTTCGAGCAGGTTCGGATTTTCGTCTTCGGCGTGTTCGAACTGGTTGCCTGGCAAAAGAAGCTCAAGGCGACCCTGAAGAAGAAGTAG
- the ftsY gene encoding signal recognition particle-docking protein FtsY encodes MAKDKKRGFFSWLGFGQKEQAQGTETEQKVEAQQEVEEQSPAAESPVEAVVAPETIEAPTAEKEDAEAFAADIVEVTEQVVENEQPQSVVEAPVAEENIVPPVAYQPEVVVEEIVEQPVPEEAVAEPLIEEVIAEPVVAEAVAENIPEEVIAEPEVVVVEALTVEEPIEDDAEPEISDEELEAQALAAADAAENAIEVVPDETVVTQLEQEKPTKEGFFARLKRSLVKTKQNLGSGFISLFRGKKIDDDLFEELEEQLLIADVGVETTRKIIANLTEGASRKQLRDAEALYGLLKEEMGDILAKVDEPLNVEGKTPFVILMVGVNGVGKTTTIGKLARQFEQQGKSVMLAAGDTFRAAAVEQLQVWGQRNNIPVIAQHTGADSASVIFDAIQAAKARNVDVLIADTAGRLQNKSHLMEELKKIVRVMKKLDVDAPHEVMLTIDASTGQNAISQAKLFHEAVGLTGITLTKLDGTAKGGVIFSVADQFSIPIRYIGVGERIEDLRPFNAGDFIEALFARED; translated from the coding sequence ATGGCGAAAGACAAGAAACGTGGCTTCTTTTCCTGGCTGGGCTTTGGACAAAAAGAGCAGGCGCAGGGAACAGAAACAGAACAAAAAGTAGAAGCTCAGCAAGAGGTTGAAGAGCAATCTCCGGCGGCTGAATCGCCAGTGGAAGCGGTTGTTGCGCCTGAAACGATTGAAGCGCCTACTGCGGAAAAAGAAGATGCGGAAGCCTTCGCTGCCGATATCGTTGAGGTAACCGAGCAGGTTGTGGAGAACGAGCAGCCGCAGTCGGTCGTTGAAGCCCCGGTTGCTGAAGAAAATATCGTCCCACCGGTCGCTTATCAACCTGAAGTTGTGGTTGAGGAGATTGTGGAACAGCCGGTGCCTGAAGAAGCCGTTGCCGAGCCACTGATTGAAGAAGTCATCGCCGAGCCGGTTGTTGCTGAAGCGGTGGCTGAAAATATACCGGAAGAGGTGATTGCCGAACCGGAAGTTGTGGTCGTTGAAGCGCTGACGGTTGAAGAACCGATAGAAGACGACGCGGAGCCGGAAATTTCTGACGAAGAGCTGGAAGCGCAGGCCCTGGCAGCAGCGGATGCGGCAGAAAATGCCATTGAAGTGGTGCCGGATGAAACCGTCGTCACGCAGCTTGAGCAAGAAAAACCGACCAAAGAAGGCTTCTTCGCTCGCCTCAAACGTAGCCTGGTAAAAACCAAACAGAACCTCGGTTCCGGATTTATCAGCTTGTTCCGCGGCAAGAAAATCGACGATGATCTGTTTGAAGAGCTGGAAGAGCAACTGCTGATTGCCGATGTTGGCGTGGAGACCACCCGTAAGATCATCGCTAATCTTACCGAAGGCGCCAGCCGTAAACAGCTTCGCGACGCGGAAGCGCTATACGGCCTGCTGAAAGAAGAGATGGGCGATATTCTTGCTAAAGTGGACGAGCCGCTAAACGTTGAAGGCAAAACGCCATTTGTTATTCTGATGGTCGGCGTCAATGGTGTCGGTAAAACCACCACCATCGGCAAGCTGGCGCGTCAGTTCGAGCAGCAGGGTAAATCGGTGATGCTTGCGGCAGGGGATACCTTTCGTGCGGCAGCCGTTGAACAGCTCCAGGTTTGGGGTCAGCGTAACAATATTCCAGTGATTGCACAGCACACCGGTGCGGACTCAGCATCGGTGATTTTCGATGCCATCCAGGCGGCGAAGGCGCGTAATGTTGATGTCCTGATTGCCGATACCGCAGGCCGCCTGCAGAATAAATCGCACCTGATGGAAGAACTGAAGAAGATTGTCCGCGTCATGAAAAAACTGGATGTCGATGCGCCGCATGAAGTCATGCTGACGATTGACGCCAGCACCGGGCAGAACGCGATTAGCCAGGCCAAACTGTTCCATGAAGCGGTTGGACTGACCGGTATCACCTTGACTAAGCTGGATGGTACCGCCAAAGGCGGGGTTATCTTCTCGGTTGCTGACCAGTTCAGTATTCCAATTCGCTATATCGGTGTTGGCGAACGTATTGAAGATCTGCGTCCGTTTAATGCGGGCGACTTTATTGAGGCACTTTTTGCCCGAGAGGATTAA